tgccaggttgtattctctgtttaattttgacatgtgtgggagcgagtttgagtcagtttgtgctcgttgtgtatatcctgggagatggggttcatctctaatggtgcttaagtatctatccagctgcaatttgaatgattccacactgcatcctgatagatttctgacatgtaccggaatggagttgaatagttgtgctcctcgaaccaacagacttgactctcgcagggtttttgctgcctggccagcctttttgttgattggtggtagctggcagcgtcttccgtggcgcagtgagtggtaggttttgataccaaagtttggcaccttttgctctatcattttccaaatgtatataattcggtatcgttcaaatcttctttctatatatatatatatatatatatttatttatttatttatatttacaccgacacatacatatgtacacacacatgttttgagAGGCTCAATCTTTAAAATCCCATTGGTATTCCACAACCAACATAGTGGTGATGTTGGCTTTAGTACTGATCTATTGTTTTTAATCTCTCTTTTTCGAAATGCCCTCTTATATCTGACActgttgtttctctcttttatttcagaGACTATCACTGGACATTGGCACCAAAGCATTGTTTCCATCAGAGAACATCGTCAATATTCATCACCTTTTCAAGACTGAAAGAAAATGTTGTACAGAACAGATTGAAGAACTCCAAAGAATTccagtgaaatatttcttctcaaCTGAGATTGGTAGCAACATTTCTCTTCAGATAACAAAAAGGATTACAGTTGATGAAAACAGAGCAGTAGAAATATTTACTAGGAACAAGCTGTCGGGGAATAACAAAAACTGTATCCACGTGTGTTGTGGTGATTGAAGTAAGATAAGGgacaaacattattaaaaataattgaagaatatATGTTTATTCTGAAGAGATGTCACAAGAGAAACCACAAttatatcattgtgacatctgtaaaAAGACTTTCAGTCATAAATGTAATCTAACCACTCacaggcgtattcatacaggagagaagccatttcactgtgatagctgtggtaaatcattctctacaagCAGCTATTTAACTACTCATaatcgtattcatacaggagagaagccatttcattgtaatatctgtggcaaattATTCACTGCACGcaatgacttaactaaacacagacgcattcatacaggagagaagccatttttctgtgatatctgtgggagaTCATTCTCCAGAAATAGCAGTTTAacaactcacaaacgtattcacacagggaaGAAGCCGTTTcactgtgatgtttgtggtaaatcattcgctgCGAACAATAGGTTAACAAAACACAAGTttcttcatacaggagaaaagccctttcactgtaatatctgtgataAATTATTCACTACAAGTACTGATTTAACTCAACACgtacgtatccatacaggagagaagccctttcactgtaatatctgtggtaaatttcTCAGTACAAGCAGTTCTTTGACAGAACACATAcgaattcatacaggggagaagccctttcgctgtaatatctgtggtaaaaaatTCTCCGCAAGCAGTTCTTTAACTAa
The DNA window shown above is from Octopus sinensis linkage group LG30, ASM634580v1, whole genome shotgun sequence and carries:
- the LOC115226320 gene encoding zinc finger protein 665-like, giving the protein MSQEKPQLYHCDICKKTFSHKCNLTTHRRIHTGEKPFHCDSCGKSFSTSSYLTTHNRIHTGEKPFHCNICGKLFTARNDLTKHRRIHTGEKPFFCDICGRSFSRNSSLTTHKRIHTGKKPFHCDVCGKSFAANNRLTKHKFLHTGEKPFHCNICDKLFTTSTDLTQHVRIHTGEKPFHCNICGKFLSTSSSLTEHIRIHTGEKPFRCNICGKKFSASSSLTKHRHIHTGKKPFCCDICGKSFSYYSILTVHERIHTGEKPYHCDICGESFSLNKSLTRHISVHKKV